TAGGGCAGCCAGCCGTCGTACAGGCGGCCGGTGCGGGCGAGGGCCGCGGGGGTGGCGCCGCCCAGCCAGACGGGTGGGCCGCCGGGGGTGTGCGGGCGGATCGAAGGTGGTACGTCGTCGAGGTGGAGCAGGTCGCCCCGGAAGGAGAAGGGCTCGTCGGCGGTCCACAGGCGGCGCCACAGGGCGACCGTCTCGTCCAGGCGCCGGAAGCGGTCGGCCCAGGGCAGCTCGGAGAGCTCGTAGAGGGGCCGCCCGAACCGGCCGGGGAAGCCGGCGCCGACGGCGACCAGCAGGCGGCCGCCGGAGAGCAGGTCGAGCGAGGCCAGCGCGTGGCCGGCCTGGACCGGGCGGCGGAGGAAGGGCAGCAGGGCCCCGGTGCCGAGGGCTGCCCGCCGAGTGACGGCCGCCAGCGCGGAGAGCATCGTGAGGGCCTCGATCCGCGGCGTGAGCAGCGAGTCGTTGGCGAAGAGCGAGTCGTAGCCCAGCTCTTCGGCGCGGAGCGCGAAGGGGATCAGCTCGCGGGGGTCGGTGCCCTCGCCCCACTGGGCCTGTCCGGTCGGGAGGAGCACGCCGAGCCTGATGTCGTTCTGCATGCGCCCAGGTTCGCCCCCGGCGCGGAATCGCCTCAATTCCCTGCGGGGAATGGCGCGGTCGGGGTGGGACTGCGGAGACTCGGTGCATGGACTTCCCGCAGGCACTGCGCGAGCGCCGGGCACACCGGCATCTGAGCCAGCTCGACCTGGCTCTTCGGGCGGGCACCACCCAACGGCATGTCAGCTTCATGGAGAGCGGGCGTTCGGCGCCGGGCCGCGGCATGGTGCTGCGGCTCGCCGAGTCCCTGGAGCTGACGCTGCGCGAGAGCAATGCGCTGCTGCTGACGGCGGGTTATGCGCCGGAGTTCGGGGAGAGCGCCTTGGCGGCGCCCGATCTCGCGCCGGTGCGGGAGGCGCTCGATCATGTGTTGGCCGGTCATCTCCCGTACCCCGCCGTCGTGGTGGACCGGCACGGGAGCCTGGTGGCGGCGAACGCGGCCTTCCCGGTGCTGACCGAGGGCGCGGCGCCGGAGCTGTGCGCGCCCGGTGCCAATGTGTACCGGCTGGCGCTGCACCCGCGGGGGATGGCGCCGCGGATCGCCAATCTCTCCGAGTGGTCGCGGCACGTCCTGCTGCGGCTGGAGCGGCGGGCCGAGCAGAGCGGGGACGGGACGCTGGCCGCCTTGCGGCGGGAGCTCGGCGGGTACGTCCCGGCCGGTGTGCAGGGGGCGGAGCCGCTGGGGTTCGCGGTGCCGCTGCGGATCCGCTCCGGGGACGACGAGCTGCGGTTGATCACCACGGTGACGACCTTCGCGACCGCGGTCGACGTGACGCTCGCGGAGCTGATGCTGGAGGCGTTCCTGCCGGCCGACGAGGAAACCGCCCGCCGGCTGCGGGAGGCCGTCAGAGCCGGCCGGCGGCCTTGAGGGCGAGGTAGGTGTCGGCGAGGACCGGCGGCAGCGCTGCGGGCGGCGCGTCCAGCACGGTGACACCGTGCCTCGTGAGGCGTTCGGCGGTGCGGCGGCGGTCGGCGCGCGTCTGCTCGGCGGCGGCCGCGCCGTAGACGGCGTCCACGGTGCCGCGGCCCGCGGCCAGCTCGTCCAGCCGCGGGTCGGCGACGGAGGCCAGCACGACCTCGTGGCGCTTGGTGAGCAGCGGCAGCTGGGGGAGCAGCCCGTCTTCGGCGGCGCCGGCGTCCAGGCCGGTGAGCAGCACGATCAGGGAGCGGTGCGGGGCCGTCCGCAGGGCGGAGGCGGTGAGCGCGCGCAGGTCGGTCTCGACGAGTGCGGGCTCCAGGGTGGTCATGGCGTCGGTGAAGGCCGGCAGGACGTCGGCGGCGGAGCGGCCGACGACGGCGGCCCGGCGGACCCGGTCGTGGGCGAGCAGGTCGACCCGGTCGCCGGCCTTCGTGGCGAGTGCGGTGAGCAGCAGGGCGGCGTCGAGGGCGGCGTCCAGGCGGGGGGCGTCGCCGACGCGTCCGGCGGAGCCGCGGCCGGTGTCGAGGACGATCAGGATGTGCCGGTCGCGCTCGGGACGCCAAGTGCGGACGGCGACGGTGTTGCGGCGGGCACTGGCCCGCCAGTCGATGGAGCGGACGTCGTCGCCGGGCAGGTACTCGCGCAGCGAGTCGAACTCGGTGCCCTGGCCGCGGTTCAGCACCGAGGTGCGGCCGTCGAGTTCGCGCAGTCGGGCGAGCCGGGAGGGCAGGTGCTTGCGGCTGGCGAACGGCGGCAGGGCGCGGACCGTCCACGGCACGTGGTGGCCGCCCTGACGGCCCGCGAGGCCGAGCGGGCCGAGTGAACGGACCGTCACCCGGAGGGCGTGGTGGTCGCCCCGCCGGGTGGGGCCGAGGACGGTGGTGAGTCGGCGGCGCTCGCCCGCCGGGACGGTGACGGAGTGTCGGGAGTTCTCGAAGGAACTGCCGGGATGCCAGGCGGACGGCGCCCAGGCGTCCCTGACGCGGGCCCGCAGCGGCCTGCCGGAAGGGTTGGTGACGGTCAGTTCGATCTCCGCGGTGTCGCCGAGTCGGACCCTGGTGTCGCCGCCGCGCTCCAGCCGCAGGGTGCGGACGGGCGCGGCGAGGACCAGGTCGGCGGCGACGGCCAGCAGGAGCAGCAGGGTGACGGTGCCGATCCCCGCCCAGGAGGGGGCGACCAGGCCGACGGCGAGCGCGCCGAGCGCGGCAAGCAGGGCGGTGCGGCCGGTCAGGGCCATGGGCGGGGCTCCTCGGGGTGTGCGGGGGTGCGGTCCGGCGCGGGCCGGGCGCGGGCGGCGGTCAGCGCGGGGCGGGCGTCTGGGACAGCACGGCCTGGATCACCGAGTCGGCGGTGGTGCCCTCCATCTCGGCCTCGGCGCGGAGCTGGATGCGGTGCCGCAGGGTGGGCAGGGCGAGCGCCTTGACGTCGTCGGGGGTGACGTAGTCGCGGCCGGCCAACCAGGCCCAGGCACGGGAGGTGCCCAGCAGTGCGGTGGCGCCACGCGGGGAGACGCCGATCGACAGCGACGGCGACTGCCGGGTGGCCCGGCACAGGTCGACGATGTACGCGAGCACCTCGGGTGCGACGGCGACCTTGGCGATCTCCGCGCGGGCGGCGGCCAGGTGGGCCGGTCCGGCGACCGGGCGGACCCCGGCGGCAGCCAGGTCGCGCGGGTCGAAGCCAGCCGCGTGTCGGGCGAGTACCTGGTACTCGTGGTCGCGGCTCGGCAGCGGCAGGACCAGCTTGAGCAGGAACCGGTCGAGCTGGGCCTCGGGCAGCGGGTAGGTGCCCTCGTACTCGACCGGGTTCTGGGTGGCGGCGACAAGGAAGGGCTCGGGCAGCGGGCGGGGCTCGCCGTCGACGGTGACCTGGCGCTCCTCCATGGCCTCCAGCAGCGAGGCCTGGGTCTTCGGCGGGGTGCGGTTGATCTCGTCCGCGAGCAGCAGGTTGGTGAAGACCGGGCCGGGCTGGAAGGAGAACTCGGCGGTGCGGGCGTCGTAGACCAGGGAGCCGGTGACGTCGCCTGGCATCAGGTCGGGGGTGAACTGGATGCGCTTGGTCTCCAGGCTGAGCGCCATGGACAGGGTGCGGACCAGCAGGGTCTTGGCGACACCCGGGACGCCCTCCAGCAGGACGTGCCCGCCGCAGAGCAGGGCGACGACCAGACCGGTGACGGCGGCGTCCTGGCCGACGACGGCCTTGCCGATCTCGTCGCGCAGCGCGGTGAGCGCGGTGCGGGCGTCGACCGGGCCGGGGGCCGGTGCGGCGTCGGCGGGCCCGCCGGTCTTGGTGAGGGTCGTGCTGGCAGCGGGCTGCTCGGTCACGGCTGTCGTACCTGCCTTTCCAGGGCGTCGAGGTCGTCGGAGAGCCGCAGCAGCGCGGCGTCGTCGGTGGGCGGCCCGCCGTACAGCAGCGCGTCCAGGTCGGCGGACGGGCGGCCGAGGCGGCCCGCGGCGGCCGCGCAGAGGGCGGCCCGGTCGGGCTCGCCGGCAAGGGCCGGGACACCGAGCACGGGGGCGAGCCGGTGCCGGGCGGCACGGCGCAGGGCGTCCGCGGCGTGCCCGCGGGCGTTTGCCCTGCGGTAGAGGCGGGCGCGGCCCTCGGTGGTCTCGGCGGCGCGGACCACCACCGGCAGGTCCTCGGAGACCACCGGGCCGAGCCGGCGGGCCCGCCAGGCGGCGGCGAGGGCGGCGGCGACCGCCAGCTGCAGGGTGGCCCAGCGCCAGCCGTCCGGGACGTGGTCGAGCAGGCTGCGGCGGTCGGCGGCGGCCGGGGCGCCGTCGCCCGTGTAGTCCGGCAGGTACCAGACCAGGTGCGGGCGGGAGCCGAGCAGGCCGAGGGCGAGCGAGGCGTTGCCG
This genomic window from Streptomyces sp. TLI_235 contains:
- a CDS encoding alkanesulfonate monooxygenase SsuD/methylene tetrahydromethanopterin reductase-like flavin-dependent oxidoreductase (luciferase family) translates to MQNDIRLGVLLPTGQAQWGEGTDPRELIPFALRAEELGYDSLFANDSLLTPRIEALTMLSALAAVTRRAALGTGALLPFLRRPVQAGHALASLDLLSGGRLLVAVGAGFPGRFGRPLYELSELPWADRFRRLDETVALWRRLWTADEPFSFRGDLLHLDDVPPSIRPHTPGGPPVWLGGATPAALARTGRLYDGWLPYPPDPADYRTGLTAAHAAAGAAGRGPEAITPALFVSVLVDDDPAEARARMDAYARATYGLPLDELRQIQAVLTGPAPEVAAGLRRYLDAGARHLVLRLGGLTLKQQYDQLERIAVIRYLLH
- a CDS encoding DNA-binding XRE family transcriptional regulator translates to MDFPQALRERRAHRHLSQLDLALRAGTTQRHVSFMESGRSAPGRGMVLRLAESLELTLRESNALLLTAGYAPEFGESALAAPDLAPVREALDHVLAGHLPYPAVVVDRHGSLVAANAAFPVLTEGAAPELCAPGANVYRLALHPRGMAPRIANLSEWSRHVLLRLERRAEQSGDGTLAALRRELGGYVPAGVQGAEPLGFAVPLRIRSGDDELRLITTVTTFATAVDVTLAELMLEAFLPADEETARRLREAVRAGRRP
- a CDS encoding MoxR-like ATPase gives rise to the protein MTEQPAASTTLTKTGGPADAAPAPGPVDARTALTALRDEIGKAVVGQDAAVTGLVVALLCGGHVLLEGVPGVAKTLLVRTLSMALSLETKRIQFTPDLMPGDVTGSLVYDARTAEFSFQPGPVFTNLLLADEINRTPPKTQASLLEAMEERQVTVDGEPRPLPEPFLVAATQNPVEYEGTYPLPEAQLDRFLLKLVLPLPSRDHEYQVLARHAAGFDPRDLAAAGVRPVAGPAHLAAARAEIAKVAVAPEVLAYIVDLCRATRQSPSLSIGVSPRGATALLGTSRAWAWLAGRDYVTPDDVKALALPTLRHRIQLRAEAEMEGTTADSVIQAVLSQTPAPR